The Pieris brassicae chromosome 3, ilPieBrab1.1, whole genome shotgun sequence genome contains the following window.
TCCGTTTGCACTTATTATTCTTGCTCTAAAtgtctaaatttaatttcgtgACCTACAAAATcaagtgaaataaataagaaatgtgTTGTAAAAATCAgtggaaataatattttagtctaATTCTTCATCTCAATCCAATTTCTAAAATTtagtttgaataataatattcttatctaactaaattcaattcacaaacgattataaaacagatacagaaatctgaggcccagaccaaaaagtttgtagtggtttttttatctaactaaatattatgtctAACATTATCtgaatttctatttaatgTGTTTCAGGACAAATATAACTGGTAATCAACAAACATGGCACCAAAGCAGAGAATGCGCATTGCTAACGAAATTGCTAGCAAAAACATCACCATGAGAGGAAATGTACCAAAAACAACAAAGGTGTGTAGCAATAACTAAATGCTAAGAAGTGTAGACCATAGAAGAATACATATTCtaccattttttatatacatttttctttgcATGCCTAAGCAAGTGagcaaatttgtattttatgatataaataatcattaaattctatttatttgcCTCTTAATAAGTGACTACCTGAGTGTGAAACCATTCACTATATGGATATGAAAATAGGTAGtatattatagataagtaACAGCTTATTATTCCCCttcataatcattaaaaactgTGACTAAACGAATCCGTCACACATAAAAAGAATTccattaattattgaatttttccTACTGTAGATTcgctgtttattaaataaaattttgctatcattttttaacattagaaTCTTGCTAATAACAGAAACATGATATAACATTTATCCATATTTAATCAACATAGATTCAggtgtttaaaaacaaaagataaaatgttttcaagGTTTTGTATTGATAATGCATCGTAATTTATTGACAAATTTCAACAATGTAATAAGGTATTATGTATACaactttaatatgttttaaattttaaagttttatttaataagttgaTTAAACAACCTTAGGAAACTCTTTGTTAGGACAAATTTgtgttgttttgtttatttttaataaattttaataattgttgaaCCAAGATTGCAATTTTACATCATATGCGTTAATCATGGAAGTTGTCGTTGCTaacctataaatatattttagcagcatataaattgaattgattTTCATGTAATCTGTCCAATTTGACTTTATCTCAAATTCCATTTTGTTAATGtagataacaaaataaattgtgaCCTTAATTTCATAATGAATTTTCTTAGGTTCgattttgtgtttgttattaatttctgCAGCagattgaataataaattagtaaataaagtaCTAGTATTGCCGTTGGTTAACAtagtttttacacattgaaagaaaacaattttttaccggattaaagctatttgtattattataaacttataattattcattaattattattattattaattaaaaaaaaattaaaatcatgtaaaataataatacaaatagctttaatccggttaaaaattgtttttttttcaaataaagtaCTAATTATATTGGAACTAGCATATTATGTCATACCTAACAAGGTGAGACAAATATCACATTATTGTTGGtgctaataaatttttatctgCTTTTTAGGAAAAGGAAGACCAATACCCTGTATCACCCTGGCTCCTAGCTCTCTTTATCTTCGTAGTATGCGGTTCTGCAGTCTTTCAACTCATACAATCCATAAGACTCGCCTAACCTGTGATGCCTGTCATACAATGATATCTATGAACATGGCAACACATTTAAATAGTCtgttctaattaatatttttaagatgttGTCTTAACCTAAGAAACACTGTTCATAGCTTATTGTCTGTGGCAGTTTAATGCGATTACCATGACCCTCTCCCATCACCACAGGCATGTTCCCCTAGTTCTCATGTCGCATAATCTCAGACCATATATGTACTATATTCttgtatattgtaaattgtcattaatattaagattagCATTTGAAAACTCCATTCCTTTTATTTTCAGCGCACAATGcgtttaatgaattttatagaTCATTTTATCGGTTTTAGCCCCAATGTGTGAAATTATTTCggtactatttttaattattgtaatttatttgattaaatacagtatatttgtcgaattgtgttttttatttatcactttGTATGACTATAACAAATCTCATCACAGTAATTGTTTTGGTCGGACATTAGATCATCCGTTCACCTACAAAATCCATAAAaagaggaaaaaaatatttaagtaattttacgTTATAAGGTCTGGcaattgtttcattaatttttgatgaatttttctaaatttaattgtcGATTTCTTTAAAACCGCATACATTCACGGCCAAACAAGCAGTGGTAGGCAATGAAGACAAGAACGACATTATAGGATAGGGCTCATTTGTACGAGCGACACGATGTCGACGGCAGAGCAAACAATCGTCGACGGCAGCCGTTGATTCGTTGGCGACATACGTCGACGCGTTGGCGGCAACTGTCGACATATCAAAATCAAATCTCTACGGCGGCCATCGTCGACTATATTTGTGTagtaaaacttataataaaaagtaaaaacgaacaagatttaaaaaacaacttGATTAAATCTCTAGACGACGCCAACAGCTGGatgaattcaaataaacatGACCAAAACTAACATAATCCATATTCAGACCTACAACTGAAAAACACAAATAGacttacaatacaaaaacaataaactagAAATAATGAATGATTGTGTATTTTTAGGTATAACGCTAGATACATTTTGTAGTTGGAAAGCACACATTGTAAAGTTACAAAACCAATAGACAGTTTCGTTTTTGTGTTAAAACGACTAAGAGCGGTATTACGGTATTGGCTGCTTATCATGCATATGCTTCATCTATTATTAGATATGGAATCATAGTTTGGgggttatatttttaagtcgaagtaagaagtagacatggagagaaattggctgtgccaaaaatcaatctggaactttttagaaaaaaacaccttttgtatggctattaaggtttacaataatttaccaaaagaattaaaagatcttccgactagagTCTTTAAACATCGACTTGTTGTTATACTTatggaaaaaatgtattactcaataaatgattatttccGTGAAACAttgtagttgatataaatttaataacatttgatatgatatgtacaatgcaaataatataagtattgaccaattttaatatgaccaataatgtaaaatgtaaaactcatttaaagacaaattttcGCACCATTgtatggcagaatatgcgaaaatactattgtaccaccttttttTACGACGAGTGCAGTTGCTCTGCCTCGGCATCGTGTCGCTCGTGTAAATGAGCCCATAGGGCTGCCTCGCCAGTGACACTACGGACAGAGCAGTCATCTCAGCCCATGGATTTTGAAGGAAGAGTATGCTCTTTTTTCGATTGGAGGTCGTATCACCCAGGGAAGACCCCACCGAGAGAGGATCCCACAGTTCGCTATTGCGCAAAAGGAAATGTCTTCTGAAGTGGAccgtggaagacttccagccatccACCCAGGTAATGCGACGTGCTGTCGTCAGCATAGCAATGGATGTTGTCGATGTTCAACAGGTTGAACATTGATATGCAGATCATACAGGATGCGCAAGAGAACACAACGTGACCTTGGCAAAAGCCacactgaaaaataaaacttgtcTTTATTTCCGACTTCTTATTGTTTGGCCATTTACAGtggttttaaagaatttatcaattaatCAATCTTTGGTTTTCTTATGtcgtgattacgtcaacagtaactatttatttttttacatcgtttatgcttgaaaacgaaatgcattttcgaggattcgtacaaaaaattaatacgaaTATACACTATTATTTTTGGGGCTCTCAGTGGCGTAACTATACCATCTGGGGCCCGTGGCAATTTCTTTTGATGGAGCCCTATTAGTAAAAATCGTCACATTGtactcagtttaattttaataaacttcgagGTTTTCAGCGTACTCAATTACGCGTTGTATATGTCCCACTAATGCCACCATAATGATTCCTCTCTTACGCGAGAGGGAATGGTTTGCAGTCCCCACGCTATCCCAATGCGTATTCATCCATAGAACATAATATCTCAATGCATTTATCATGTATTGGATAGCTTTTCGGTAAaggaaatgaaataaaaataacaattttttctaAACTACCTCTTGGGCAGGTGCCCTCTTGTGGCCCGTTGAATTTTGCCAGCTCTGCCACCCTATTGTTACGCCACTGGGGGGGAGGTATAAATAGCAGTAAATTtgtttacgtaatacttgaacggcccctaaACATCCATACAAAAAACCGCTACCAATCCcttaggtttaggtttaggtaggtggactcaatttccgcacttagacacgtagtcggtccgttgtgcatagaagccctggctaatttagccagcccaactccttccagaagcacagaagtctcccgggcacttcacaggcttcgcggagcgacctcactgttccgaggatttttgtacgttgattagccacagcctcgcattccaggactacgtgggtgactgattcctctgcgctgaaacagcctctgcacaaggggctgtctgttgcgcctaggacgaaaagatgtttgttaaggagacaatggcccgtgattgtccctatgattgttttgagattggttctgttcaggtttagaagtcgcttagtaagttgcgggttcacagccggcagagccattttggactgtttgcaatctacacttcgcgaccatcgttgattctggagtacagtggatctctggcgaatccaggttcgaactagcgagaagggcaaggggaggagcggatgcgggccagcaggtatcataccagagcctcttctcgcaagctcgtcggctGCATCGTTGCCGAGAGAGCTACTGTGTCCCTTAATCCACTGTAAGGTAACTCTATTTGTTAgagctattgcctccagtgcttcgtgacactccagtattagtttgctgtttgtgttttcgttaccgaGCGCCATCAGCACGGATGCACTGTCCGATATGAGCTTAATGTAAAAGTCGTTGACTCCCATCTGCTGTACGGCTCTAgctgcttcggttagagcgacacattcacattggaagattgtgctttgtgtgcccagaggtaggtgtatgttgatgttgagatcaaaggagaaaataccagcgcctgagccacaccctgtttttgagccatcagtgtatatacgtagctcattcaggggcgactgatcttgctcctcttctctcagttgtataagatatttcttgttgaatattaattgattagtgATTCTGTCACATGGCGCAGCTATAAGAGGTTGGTACTCTATTGCCCTGTTGAGAATCACTGTGTGTGAACTGTAGGCTACCAATCCCTACTTCGTgcccttttttttatttcggtCTTACTGCAGTATAGGGTgttatttcttttagtttttacgTTGTTTTTAACTCCTGAAAAatcacttttttaattaatttattttacttgcaTATACTCCTCGATCAACGCGACTTGTCCATAGTGGACCTGTGTggcctgggtatccggaagctatatccaggatgctcaCTTGCCTCGGTGAAACAATATGGGCTGGTTCGGATGTCGCGTGTcagtataaaaaaaaggaatccactaatcgataagactaaaactagcacttaccatcaacggtggcgtatctcattccaaacactggatccttcaatgatgatttaaaaaaagcaactGCTATACcgtatatatttagtgcgcacgcgacagcggttaaaatttaactcccttgcgccattacgccgggacaccacctaccatctccggttcgtgtgtcaaagtcaaatcgacaattgtcatccttctttgattgacaccgatttCGCGCGAACAggtgttatttataaaaaaaatataaatacatatttcatgatatcatagattttatttatgatgcTATTGTGGgttttaggtttaaagttaactaaatatatgataacttaataaatacaaatccTATTCCAAACGCCTTAGTCAAAATGCTATTTTAAAGGCAGTCACAAATTAGAATAACTAGGCTAACCCGCTGCAAAATAAACGTACTTAGTAAACGGTATGCTACGCTATGATTCAATCAAAAAAGGAGCGCTTGTCTATCCTTGACAGTCAAATTtattcatctgatgttaagggattccgccgcccatagacagtCACATTGCCATGAGGCAACTGTGTTGTCAGCTTTttgctcagttgtggaaaaaCTAACGTCgagatgatatatatatatactcagCTTCCGCAGTAGGCCATTTGGtccgttttattttatttttatttacacttcgttacactacaaaataaaaataaaaattaacataattaaatcaaaaggagggcaactggcggccttatcgcttacgagcgatctcttccaggcaactgtgaataaagaaaaaaataaatgtattaaattagataggCAATCCGTTGCGTCCTGTCAAGTCCTTGCTTATTAAGCCAGCATAGCTCCCCTTACGCTCGGTGCAGTCGTGTTGAGTTTTAGGTGCAG
Protein-coding sequences here:
- the LOC123707579 gene encoding stress-associated endoplasmic reticulum protein 2; its protein translation is MAPKQRMRIANEIASKNITMRGNVPKTTKEKEDQYPVSPWLLALFIFVVCGSAVFQLIQSIRLA